Proteins from a single region of Paenibacillus sp. BIHB 4019:
- a CDS encoding extracellular solute-binding protein, which translates to MNKVKLLLTALLIVQLLTSCDHRTGANQEVSSGSEADAAYQEPALSQYNPAIELTFARETDDSLENLISQLPGETFEDNRWNRLYEQVLGIKIKYDWVAKGDLYHQKLSGAFASGDIPDVVRVNAQQLRMLSNAGLIQDLSAAYEQYASSFTKNILSQEGTGPFEAATVDGRLMGIPETSSSIEGAMFIWLRTDWLEQLGLKPPKTMDDVLAISKAFTENDPDNNGIHDTFGLAVTQYLFDPVMGLAGFMAGYEAYPNLWIKDKSGKLLYGGIQPEVKEALKVLQNMYRDGQIDSEFGLKDGLKEEKLIAESHIGMFYGEQWGSFLAQTSRAAQPNAEWQAFPIVSVSGEEPKVPLRFNTSQFLAVRKAYPHPEAIVKLFNLHLEKNWGETAEYETYYSSPFPVWKLSPVTPFPAMKNLEAYRQIAEAERTGDHSVLKDEASSIYKNIQAYRSGMVNKESGWGWERTYGPSGAFAILDQYTEKKQLLYESFVGPPTETMIVKQAILYNQQIETFVNIILGSPIDEFDRFVENWNKLGGGRITAEVNQWYAERGSDLK; encoded by the coding sequence ATGAACAAGGTCAAGCTTTTGCTTACTGCATTATTGATTGTTCAACTTCTAACGTCATGCGATCATCGCACAGGCGCCAATCAAGAAGTGTCTAGCGGATCTGAAGCGGATGCTGCCTATCAAGAACCCGCGCTAAGCCAATATAATCCAGCTATTGAATTAACCTTTGCCAGAGAAACCGACGATAGCTTGGAAAATTTAATTAGCCAATTGCCGGGAGAAACGTTCGAGGATAATAGATGGAATCGTCTATATGAACAGGTGCTGGGCATTAAAATTAAATATGATTGGGTTGCCAAGGGGGACCTCTATCATCAGAAACTAAGTGGTGCATTTGCTTCAGGAGATATACCCGATGTTGTCAGAGTCAATGCGCAGCAGCTGAGGATGCTCAGCAATGCTGGACTGATTCAAGATTTATCTGCTGCTTACGAGCAATATGCCTCTTCGTTTACGAAGAACATTTTAAGCCAAGAAGGGACGGGCCCTTTCGAAGCGGCAACGGTTGATGGTAGGCTGATGGGAATACCAGAGACCAGCTCTTCTATTGAAGGGGCGATGTTTATTTGGCTGCGTACAGATTGGTTGGAGCAACTCGGTTTAAAACCGCCGAAAACGATGGACGACGTTTTAGCTATTTCGAAAGCGTTTACAGAAAATGACCCTGACAATAATGGCATTCATGATACGTTTGGGCTAGCCGTGACCCAATATTTATTCGATCCCGTTATGGGCTTGGCAGGCTTTATGGCAGGCTATGAGGCTTATCCTAACCTATGGATCAAAGACAAGTCGGGAAAACTCTTATATGGCGGGATTCAACCCGAAGTGAAAGAGGCGTTAAAGGTGCTTCAAAATATGTATCGGGATGGCCAAATCGATAGCGAGTTTGGGCTTAAGGATGGTTTGAAAGAAGAAAAGCTAATTGCTGAAAGCCATATTGGCATGTTTTATGGAGAGCAATGGGGGTCTTTTTTAGCTCAAACCAGCCGTGCTGCTCAACCAAATGCAGAGTGGCAGGCATTTCCGATCGTTTCTGTGTCGGGAGAAGAGCCAAAGGTACCGCTGCGGTTCAACACGAGCCAGTTTCTTGCCGTTAGAAAAGCTTATCCGCATCCTGAAGCAATCGTTAAGCTTTTTAATTTGCATCTGGAGAAAAACTGGGGGGAAACGGCTGAATATGAAACCTATTACAGCTCTCCATTTCCGGTATGGAAGCTTTCTCCGGTTACCCCTTTTCCAGCGATGAAAAATTTGGAGGCGTATCGCCAAATTGCTGAAGCCGAGAGAACTGGCGATCATTCCGTCTTAAAGGATGAAGCCAGTTCCATCTATAAAAACATTCAAGCCTATCGCTCTGGCATGGTAAATAAGGAGTCAGGCTGGGGATGGGAGCGGACCTATGGGCCATCGGGGGCATTTGCCATCCTGGATCAATACACGGAGAAAAAACAGCTATTGTACGAAAGTTTTGTAGGGCCTCCAACGGAAACGATGATTGTGAAGCAAGCCATTTTGTATAATCAACAGATCGAAACGTTCGTGAATATTATACTTGGCAGTCCCATAGACGAGTTTGACCGGTTTGTAGAAAATTGGAATAAGCTGGGCGGGGGCCGTATAACAGCGGAGGTCAACCAGTGGTATGCGGAAAGAGGCAGTGATCTAAAGTAA
- a CDS encoding histidine kinase has product MLKFPAHSWRNTIFMRQVIIYLIVILPIILLGVYLYNWSYQNASEGLSRTSEAQLSNYLEAFNREIEWMELQEFDLLEDNELNKLVVTWEMMDHVEKRASLNYLIRRLTSFKNSSVYIKDVYVHIRPVNKTISVGNAISDLDVAKFNYFRFSIGRSEQRLMKWGNTLHLSTSKYSGTKGEEPLFVIQIELDREKLRYALDQVNIYPESGSFLLSDATGFVLMSQEQINGRLQGDLNDVKEASTNKLFIDGRKYHIDKAHSEKLGLTVASYLPEETVRKPLGKFVIWAWLFAIMTFIAIAIYSYSTYKFVHKPLLLLVQSFRRMEGGALDIHIEHEEKDEFGYLYNRFNQMLNKLQALIDQDFKQKLMMQRAELKQLQSQINPHFLYNSFFILNSLARTGDTERIEEFTNMLGEYFRFITRNGEDNVLLAEETRHSRMYTEIQKLRFSRRIRVEFDELPKEMANIHVPRLIIQPIIENAYEHSLEKMTEDGLLRVAFELDDAEARIIVENNGNRLGDTEIEALQHRLDSPSESYEMTGMMNIHRRILLTYGKNSGLLLSRSELNGLKVVIRIKVKEEKWIA; this is encoded by the coding sequence TTGCTTAAATTTCCCGCCCATTCATGGCGAAATACGATATTTATGCGACAGGTCATTATTTATCTCATCGTAATTCTGCCTATCATTCTGCTAGGCGTCTATTTGTATAATTGGAGCTATCAAAATGCGAGTGAAGGCCTGTCCAGAACTTCCGAGGCGCAATTATCGAATTATTTGGAAGCCTTCAATCGGGAAATCGAATGGATGGAGCTTCAGGAATTCGACCTTTTGGAAGATAACGAATTGAATAAGCTCGTTGTTACTTGGGAGATGATGGACCATGTTGAAAAAAGGGCAAGCTTAAATTATTTAATTCGTCGTTTAACTTCTTTTAAAAATAGCAGTGTCTATATTAAAGACGTATATGTGCATATCCGTCCTGTTAACAAAACGATCTCGGTCGGTAATGCGATCTCTGATCTTGATGTTGCCAAGTTCAACTACTTCCGCTTCAGCATTGGAAGGAGCGAGCAGCGGCTTATGAAGTGGGGAAATACCCTCCATCTTAGCACCTCCAAGTATAGCGGTACGAAAGGGGAGGAGCCGCTATTCGTCATACAGATTGAATTGGACAGGGAAAAGCTGAGGTATGCATTGGACCAAGTTAATATTTATCCAGAAAGCGGCTCCTTTCTCCTTTCGGATGCGACAGGATTTGTATTAATGAGCCAGGAGCAAATAAACGGCAGGCTTCAAGGCGATTTAAATGATGTAAAGGAGGCCAGCACGAACAAGCTTTTTATTGATGGCAGAAAATATCATATTGACAAAGCACACTCGGAAAAATTGGGCCTTACCGTCGCTTCGTATTTGCCCGAAGAAACCGTCCGCAAACCGCTTGGCAAATTTGTAATCTGGGCTTGGCTATTCGCTATTATGACATTTATTGCTATTGCGATCTATTCTTATTCTACTTATAAATTCGTCCATAAACCGTTGCTTCTTCTCGTTCAGAGTTTTAGAAGAATGGAAGGAGGTGCATTGGATATTCATATTGAGCACGAGGAGAAGGATGAATTCGGCTATCTATATAATCGGTTCAACCAGATGCTGAATAAATTGCAGGCGCTGATTGACCAGGATTTTAAGCAAAAGCTGATGATGCAGCGGGCGGAGCTCAAGCAGCTTCAATCTCAAATCAATCCCCACTTTCTTTATAACAGCTTTTTTATTCTCAATTCCTTGGCTAGAACCGGAGATACGGAGCGCATTGAAGAATTTACAAACATGCTAGGGGAATATTTCAGGTTCATTACCCGCAATGGAGAGGATAATGTATTGTTGGCCGAGGAAACGAGACACTCCCGCATGTACACCGAAATTCAGAAGCTCCGGTTCTCAAGGCGGATTCGCGTGGAATTTGATGAATTGCCAAAGGAAATGGCGAATATCCATGTGCCCAGGCTCATCATTCAGCCTATTATTGAAAATGCGTATGAGCATAGCCTTGAGAAAATGACGGAAGATGGACTGCTTCGCGTTGCTTTCGAGCTGGATGACGCTGAGGCTCGAATCATCGTGGAGAACAATGGGAATCGCCTGGGCGATACCGAGATTGAAGCTTTACAGCATCGCCTGGACAGCCCTTCCGAATCTTATGAAATGACGGGCATGATGAACATTCATCGGCGCATTCTTTTAACGTATGGAAAAAATAGCGGATTGCTTCTATCTAGAAGCGAGCTAAACGGTCTTAAGGTCGTCATTCGAATCAAGGTGAAGGAGGAGAAATGGATTGCTTAG
- a CDS encoding response regulator — translation MLRLLVVDDEDIITDGLYEVFQQWMPDKLDVCKAYSGKEALNWLKRTRIDIVLTDISMPGMSGLELSDEIQMYWPRCKIIFLTGYSEFQYAYKAIQMSNVRYLLKTEGYAKVTEVVQEVIQEIHQNNQLSALVEQSREQVDALEFMAQGEYIRHLVQKSHLLCQDEEVLVKEFGKLNLNLNPLIPVVMVVGHLSYPDEATYSDRSEIVHSTRMIWHSYLSKQTRHIGIVDKHGDMLWLLQPSEHVEERLYNHLLRYLEGTLELIQETCLESLGLTIAFTISGASCEWGAVTQQYERLRQLHQMTIADGLSIILMDRMEQPDPSNRKEDGMLAQKKELMEAYLEAGRKDKFYEVMEDITASMLHPTAHVHRTIECYYSIALVLLSSINRGGLYHQIGEYGKLMRLDEHSSMKEGIAYLHAIAERLFKAKHNGEFERATSVIDRICRYIEEHLSEDLSLVRLAEINYFNPSYLSRFFKQERGVNLSEYIDNCRLKKARELLRNGELKIREVSSAVGYEAAHSFTRFFKKATGITPQEYRDTVPAVINENERTRRI, via the coding sequence TTGCTTAGACTGTTAGTGGTGGATGATGAAGACATCATTACGGATGGGTTATATGAAGTGTTCCAGCAATGGATGCCGGACAAGCTCGATGTTTGTAAAGCATACTCTGGCAAAGAAGCGCTAAATTGGTTGAAACGTACCCGGATTGATATCGTTCTTACTGACATTAGCATGCCGGGCATGAGCGGTTTAGAATTGTCGGATGAAATTCAGATGTATTGGCCCAGATGCAAAATTATTTTTCTAACGGGCTATAGCGAGTTTCAATATGCATATAAGGCAATACAAATGTCCAATGTTCGCTATTTGTTGAAAACAGAAGGGTATGCGAAAGTTACTGAAGTGGTACAGGAGGTCATTCAAGAGATTCATCAAAACAATCAATTGAGCGCGTTAGTCGAGCAATCCCGCGAACAGGTTGATGCGCTGGAATTTATGGCGCAAGGAGAGTATATCAGGCATCTTGTGCAAAAAAGCCATCTTCTTTGCCAGGATGAAGAGGTGCTGGTCAAGGAATTCGGCAAACTGAACTTAAATCTGAATCCTTTGATTCCGGTTGTGATGGTAGTTGGTCATCTCTCCTATCCAGATGAGGCCACTTATTCCGATAGAAGCGAGATTGTTCATTCCACCAGAATGATCTGGCATTCCTATTTGTCAAAGCAGACGAGGCATATTGGAATAGTCGATAAGCACGGAGATATGTTGTGGCTGCTTCAGCCATCAGAACATGTCGAGGAAAGGTTATATAATCATTTGCTGCGCTATTTGGAAGGAACGCTGGAGCTCATTCAAGAGACATGCTTGGAATCGCTCGGCTTAACGATTGCCTTCACCATAAGCGGTGCTTCTTGTGAGTGGGGAGCGGTAACGCAGCAATATGAAAGGCTGCGCCAGCTGCATCAAATGACAATTGCCGACGGGTTATCAATTATTTTAATGGATCGTATGGAGCAGCCCGATCCTTCAAACAGGAAAGAAGACGGTATGCTTGCTCAAAAAAAAGAGTTAATGGAAGCATATCTTGAAGCTGGCAGAAAAGATAAGTTTTATGAAGTGATGGAGGATATAACGGCCAGCATGCTGCATCCAACGGCCCATGTACACCGAACGATAGAGTGCTATTATTCGATCGCGCTCGTGCTGCTTTCTTCCATTAATCGCGGGGGACTTTACCACCAGATCGGTGAGTATGGAAAACTGATGCGTCTGGATGAGCATTCATCTATGAAGGAGGGGATTGCCTATTTGCATGCCATTGCCGAGCGCCTATTCAAGGCTAAGCATAACGGCGAGTTTGAGCGGGCAACGAGTGTAATCGACCGTATATGCCGATACATCGAAGAGCATTTAAGCGAGGACCTGTCCTTAGTGCGGCTGGCGGAAATTAATTATTTTAATCCATCCTATTTATCCCGTTTTTTTAAGCAGGAGCGAGGGGTGAATTTATCTGAATACATAGATAACTGCCGCTTGAAAAAAGCAAGAGAGCTGCTAAGAAACGGGGAGCTTAAAATTCGAGAAGTATCGTCCGCCGTCGGTTACGAAGCGGCACATTCATTTACGCGTTTTTTCAAGAAGGCAACGGGAATAACGCCGCAAGAATATCGGGATACCGTTCCTGCGGTAATAAATGAAAACGAACGTACAAGGAGGATTTAA
- a CDS encoding glycoside hydrolase family 43 protein, producing the protein MNDILPASAIGKVPPQGNPLVSHKFGADPYALIVDDRVYLYMTNDVLEYGEDGKLKENTYATINKITVISSDDLMNWTDHGEIQVAGPQGAAKWATQSWAPAAAHKIIDGKDKYLLYFANNASGIGVLSSDSPVGPWVDPIGQPLISRSTPGVENVTWLFDPAVLVDDDGKGYIYFGGGVPEGKDEMPNTARVMQLGDDMTSVVGEAVVIPAPYMFEDAGINKRDGIYYYTYCSNFYNGARLEGSPPAGEIAYMTSDKPMGPWTYRGTILKNPAHFFGIGGNNHHAIFQFHEAWYIAYHAQTLSKKLGVPNGYRSTHLNQLAFKDGLIQEIHADYEGVPQVKAFNPYDRVGAVTMGWSAGIAVEAIASENDPQNQLMVVTDIDNGAWLALSKVEFGNKGAAVFKAAILNEGAASRIELRLDAPDGKLIGTLPLPNLSGQGWMDLQTEVSDADGVHDLYFVFCGESGLKPFKFYEWQFGE; encoded by the coding sequence ATGAATGACATATTGCCCGCGAGTGCAATCGGAAAGGTGCCGCCACAAGGCAATCCGCTCGTCTCCCATAAATTTGGAGCAGATCCGTATGCTTTAATAGTAGACGATCGTGTCTATCTCTATATGACAAACGATGTTTTGGAGTATGGCGAAGATGGAAAGCTGAAAGAAAATACGTATGCAACCATCAATAAAATTACGGTTATTTCCTCGGATGATTTGATGAACTGGACGGATCATGGCGAAATTCAGGTGGCAGGCCCGCAGGGCGCAGCCAAATGGGCCACGCAGTCGTGGGCGCCGGCAGCAGCGCATAAAATAATCGACGGCAAGGATAAATATTTGCTTTATTTTGCCAACAATGCAAGCGGAATTGGCGTATTGTCAAGCGATAGCCCGGTAGGCCCATGGGTTGATCCTATTGGGCAGCCCTTAATTTCGAGATCAACGCCTGGCGTGGAGAATGTGACGTGGCTTTTCGATCCTGCAGTATTGGTCGATGACGACGGAAAGGGCTATATTTATTTTGGCGGGGGCGTTCCCGAGGGCAAGGATGAGATGCCCAATACTGCGCGCGTCATGCAGTTGGGTGATGATATGACGAGCGTTGTCGGCGAGGCAGTCGTCATTCCTGCCCCGTATATGTTCGAGGATGCCGGCATCAATAAGCGGGATGGCATTTATTACTATACGTATTGCTCGAACTTCTATAATGGCGCTCGCCTGGAGGGAAGTCCGCCCGCAGGCGAAATTGCCTATATGACAAGCGACAAGCCGATGGGGCCATGGACTTATCGTGGAACGATTCTCAAAAATCCAGCGCACTTCTTCGGTATTGGCGGTAACAATCATCATGCCATTTTCCAGTTCCATGAGGCTTGGTATATCGCTTATCATGCCCAGACCTTATCCAAAAAGCTTGGCGTTCCGAACGGCTATCGCTCCACGCACCTGAACCAGCTTGCGTTTAAGGATGGTTTGATTCAAGAAATCCATGCTGATTATGAAGGTGTCCCGCAAGTAAAGGCATTTAATCCCTATGACCGTGTTGGCGCGGTGACGATGGGATGGAGTGCTGGCATTGCTGTGGAAGCCATCGCAAGCGAAAATGATCCGCAAAACCAGCTAATGGTTGTAACGGACATTGATAACGGGGCTTGGCTCGCTTTATCCAAGGTTGAATTCGGGAATAAAGGAGCCGCGGTTTTTAAGGCTGCCATCTTAAACGAGGGTGCGGCTAGCAGAATAGAACTCCGCTTGGATGCCCCGGACGGGAAGCTGATTGGGACACTCCCGCTTCCGAATTTGAGCGGACAGGGCTGGATGGACTTGCAAACAGAAGTATCGGACGCTGACGGCGTGCACGATTTGTACTTTGTGTTCTGTGGAGAATCTGGCCTTAAACCGTTTAAATTTTACGAATGGCAGTTTGGCGAATAA
- a CDS encoding glycoside hydrolase family 43 protein — translation MSNVPVPNQPLVTHIFTADPSAHVFNGKIYIYPSHDLDHDGPDNDNGDQYAMEDYHVLSLDNFEAAVVDHGEVLHLKDIGWASKQLWAPDAAYKNDKYYLFFPARDHEGIFRIGVATSTTPAGKFTPEPDYIAGSFSIDPAVFVDDDGKSYIYFGGLWGGQLEKWQTGIFEPDAAGPNAGEAALGPRAALLSEDMLSFQGDLQEISILDENGSPILAGDEDRRYFEGPWVHKYNGWYYLSYSTGTTHKLVYAISRSPIGPYTFQGTILSPVIGWTTHHSIVQFEDKWYLFYHDSSLSEGVNHKRCVKFTELHYNDDGTIQMIDPYAKESKA, via the coding sequence ATGTCTAATGTACCAGTGCCTAATCAACCACTTGTCACCCATATTTTTACGGCAGATCCTTCTGCACACGTATTTAACGGCAAAATCTATATTTATCCGTCTCATGACCTCGACCACGATGGGCCAGATAACGATAATGGGGACCAGTACGCCATGGAGGATTACCATGTGCTGTCCCTGGACAATTTTGAAGCGGCTGTTGTTGACCATGGCGAAGTTTTGCATCTAAAAGATATAGGATGGGCTTCCAAGCAGCTATGGGCGCCGGATGCTGCCTATAAGAACGATAAGTATTATTTATTTTTTCCCGCTCGGGATCATGAAGGAATCTTTCGGATTGGCGTAGCGACAAGCACGACGCCAGCGGGCAAGTTTACCCCAGAGCCCGACTACATCGCAGGAAGCTTTAGTATTGATCCGGCTGTATTCGTGGATGATGACGGCAAATCCTATATTTACTTTGGAGGCCTGTGGGGAGGACAACTGGAAAAATGGCAGACCGGCATCTTCGAGCCAGACGCAGCAGGCCCGAATGCGGGGGAGGCAGCGCTCGGTCCGCGGGCCGCTTTGCTTAGCGAGGATATGCTGTCTTTTCAAGGAGATCTGCAGGAGATTTCGATTCTCGACGAGAACGGAAGCCCGATTTTAGCTGGTGATGAGGATCGACGATATTTCGAGGGACCTTGGGTGCATAAATATAACGGCTGGTACTATTTGTCGTACTCAACGGGTACCACTCATAAGCTGGTGTACGCAATCAGCCGAAGCCCGATAGGCCCCTATACTTTCCAGGGCACGATCCTTTCGCCGGTAATCGGCTGGACGACCCATCATTCTATCGTGCAGTTCGAGGACAAATGGTATTTGTTCTATCACGACAGCTCCCTCTCTGAAGGCGTCAATCACAAGCGCTGTGTAAAATTTACGGAATTGCACTACAACGATGACGGGACAATTCAAATGATTGATCCTTATGCGAAGGAAAGCAAAGCATAG
- a CDS encoding glycoside hydrolase 43 family protein — MGKTMITNPIIWADIPDPSVIRVGTTFYMVSTSMHTMPGCPIMKSENLLHWEIVNYVFDTFEDNAAHNLLDGKGIYGKGSWAACLRHHNGRFYVCFSSLDMNQFYVYQTTDIENGCWERSAIPGHHHDPSMLFDEGRVYVIHGNGDIRITELTADAKALKPDGINQLLFETERDGIGLRCEGCHAYKLDGYYYLFFIEWPNTGNRRRRQLCYRSRALLGPYESKLLLDDDMGYRNNGIAQGGIVDTPAGEWFSVLFQDHDAVGRIPCLLPVFWEDGWPVIGIDGAVPSTFDVKLPDSEPQPLVISDEFDYTENKLALNWQWNHNPDNRLWSVTARPGFLRLATGNTASSIAYARNTLTQRTEGPACSGMTKMDVSHMKPGDYAGLVALQHLFGTVGIRAADNGDRYVVTCMNQSDGSEEAVEQIPYEGSQIHLRIDFDFKDSADIAHFYYSADGVEWIRIGRSLSMKYKLEHFMGYRIGLFNYATEQAGGFVDFDYFRYSKTI; from the coding sequence GTGGGCAAGACGATGATAACCAACCCCATCATTTGGGCAGATATCCCTGATCCAAGCGTCATTAGAGTGGGAACGACCTTCTATATGGTTAGCACAAGCATGCATACGATGCCTGGGTGCCCAATCATGAAGTCGGAGAACCTGCTGCACTGGGAAATTGTAAACTATGTGTTCGATACTTTTGAGGATAATGCTGCTCATAATTTGCTTGACGGGAAAGGCATTTATGGAAAAGGTTCGTGGGCCGCATGCTTGCGCCACCATAACGGCAGGTTTTATGTATGCTTCTCGAGCCTCGACATGAACCAGTTCTATGTTTACCAGACGACGGATATCGAGAATGGATGTTGGGAACGCTCCGCCATTCCAGGACACCATCATGACCCGAGCATGCTGTTTGACGAAGGACGCGTCTACGTCATCCACGGGAACGGGGATATCCGTATTACGGAGCTCACAGCAGATGCGAAGGCTCTCAAACCGGACGGGATCAATCAATTGCTGTTTGAGACGGAGCGGGATGGAATTGGGCTGCGCTGCGAGGGCTGTCATGCTTACAAGCTGGATGGGTACTATTATTTGTTTTTCATCGAATGGCCGAATACCGGAAATCGGCGCAGACGACAGCTATGCTACCGTTCCCGAGCGCTTCTGGGCCCTTATGAGAGCAAGCTGCTGCTAGATGATGATATGGGCTATCGCAACAATGGCATCGCGCAAGGCGGAATTGTCGACACACCTGCAGGCGAATGGTTTTCAGTGCTGTTTCAAGATCACGATGCTGTCGGCAGAATTCCCTGCCTATTGCCTGTTTTCTGGGAGGATGGCTGGCCGGTTATCGGTATAGATGGTGCAGTTCCCTCGACATTTGACGTGAAATTGCCGGATTCAGAGCCTCAGCCGCTTGTGATAAGTGATGAGTTTGATTATACGGAAAATAAATTGGCCTTGAACTGGCAGTGGAACCATAACCCGGACAATCGCCTGTGGTCCGTAACGGCTAGGCCAGGTTTTCTGCGATTGGCAACGGGGAATACCGCAAGCAGCATTGCATATGCCCGCAATACGTTAACACAGCGGACGGAAGGCCCGGCCTGCAGCGGGATGACGAAGATGGATGTGTCCCATATGAAACCGGGTGACTATGCAGGCTTGGTTGCCTTGCAGCATTTATTTGGGACAGTTGGCATTCGGGCGGCGGACAACGGCGACCGCTATGTGGTCACTTGTATGAATCAGAGCGACGGCAGCGAAGAAGCGGTTGAGCAAATTCCATACGAAGGCAGCCAAATTCATTTGAGAATCGATTTTGATTTTAAGGACAGTGCGGATATTGCTCACTTTTACTACTCTGCGGATGGAGTGGAATGGATACGAATAGGGCGTTCGTTATCTATGAAATATAAGTTGGAGCATTTCATGGGCTATCGGATCGGACTGTTTAATTACGCCACCGAGCAAGCAGGCGGATTTGTTGATTTCGATTATTTCCGCTATAGCAAGACCATCTAG
- a CDS encoding family 43 glycosylhydrolase: MTERFKRETAFLLSYTRTPLQNEIYAPKLAYSMHLAISEDGEAYTALNHNSGVLFAKATVHENGSLLAKSLKNPYFFTMVDGTYGIVAVRIEHAGGRDDESKGHIMLFTSCDLISYVEVGLIDLKAHSFVDDVICEYNGDKKLYEINWLDDAGNYYTNTMLNMTDLSSASLPKAAGAFAFQSSDTDIEGALERNIIRVPVEIGDKVKAKLAVLANTEIRVPETIFADAAGDLAKVKAEAVYTDGSTAAKRVDWDTGSVDWETPGTYEITGNVHQDVFPFPIAVNRADPCIIKWKDNYYFIATNDNTSINQGFYVRSASTIAGLANADESLILGNGHYPFLEGIFWWAPEFHKVGDELYVFFAGSSGEFGQIHSHVMKLKSAGDPLHAGDWEMPIRVEKKDGSYLFEAGITLDMTYLEADGKSYVLWAQRQFSPVDLGSWLYIASVDPMQPWRLADDPVLLSKPEYGWANNCTFVDEGPYAIVANENVFLTFSSALVNETYCVGILTARRGADLLNPESWTKGNYPLLTSRSVAGEYGPGHNAYVSDDDGNLLNVYHARPGINEPRCSGVRRVHFDIDGYPVLDLTEERDLNPDLKAVRTKVVVANGKTKHD; encoded by the coding sequence ATGACAGAACGATTTAAGAGAGAGACAGCTTTTTTATTAAGCTACACGAGAACACCTTTGCAAAATGAAATTTATGCCCCAAAGCTGGCGTATAGCATGCACTTGGCCATAAGCGAAGACGGTGAAGCTTATACCGCGTTGAATCATAATTCAGGCGTATTATTTGCAAAGGCGACCGTTCATGAGAATGGAAGTCTGCTTGCAAAAAGCCTCAAAAATCCTTACTTCTTTACGATGGTTGATGGCACCTACGGCATCGTTGCGGTACGCATCGAGCATGCAGGCGGCCGTGATGATGAAAGCAAAGGACACATTATGCTGTTTACATCCTGCGATTTAATAAGCTACGTAGAAGTGGGCTTGATCGATTTGAAGGCTCATTCTTTTGTAGATGATGTTATTTGTGAATATAACGGTGACAAGAAGCTCTATGAAATCAACTGGCTTGATGATGCAGGAAATTACTATACCAATACGATGCTGAATATGACCGATTTAAGCAGCGCTTCACTGCCAAAAGCTGCTGGCGCATTTGCTTTCCAATCTTCGGACACTGATATCGAGGGTGCCTTAGAACGCAATATCATCCGTGTTCCTGTTGAAATTGGCGATAAAGTGAAAGCCAAGCTAGCCGTACTTGCCAATACGGAAATTCGTGTGCCGGAGACGATTTTTGCGGATGCTGCTGGTGATTTGGCAAAGGTAAAAGCAGAGGCTGTCTATACTGATGGCTCGACAGCTGCAAAAAGAGTGGACTGGGACACAGGCAGCGTCGATTGGGAGACACCTGGCACTTATGAAATTACAGGGAATGTGCATCAAGACGTCTTTCCCTTTCCAATCGCTGTCAATCGGGCTGATCCCTGCATCATCAAATGGAAGGATAACTATTATTTTATCGCTACTAACGATAATACCTCCATCAACCAAGGGTTTTACGTCCGATCAGCTTCGACAATCGCAGGTCTTGCAAATGCCGATGAGAGCCTAATATTGGGCAATGGCCATTATCCGTTTCTGGAGGGTATTTTTTGGTGGGCTCCGGAATTCCATAAAGTCGGGGATGAGCTATACGTGTTTTTTGCTGGAAGCAGCGGCGAATTCGGACAAATTCACTCTCATGTTATGAAATTAAAATCCGCTGGCGACCCTCTTCATGCAGGTGATTGGGAAATGCCGATTAGGGTGGAGAAAAAGGATGGCAGCTATTTGTTTGAAGCGGGAATTACGCTGGATATGACCTATCTGGAAGCAGACGGCAAGTCGTATGTGCTATGGGCCCAGCGGCAGTTTTCCCCAGTAGATCTCGGTTCTTGGCTGTACATAGCAAGTGTCGATCCGATGCAGCCATGGAGACTGGCAGATGATCCCGTTCTCCTTTCCAAACCGGAATATGGCTGGGCGAATAACTGCACGTTCGTGGACGAAGGGCCCTATGCCATCGTTGCGAATGAGAATGTGTTCCTTACTTTTTCCAGTGCACTCGTTAATGAAACATACTGTGTAGGCATATTGACGGCGAGGAGAGGCGCAGATTTATTAAACCCGGAAAGTTGGACGAAAGGCAATTATCCCTTGCTTACCTCACGCTCAGTCGCAGGTGAATATGGTCCCGGACATAATGCGTATGTGTCGGATGACGATGGTAATCTACTGAATGTTTACCATGCAAGACCAGGCATAAACGAACCAAGATGCAGCGGTGTTCGCCGTGTTCATTTTGATATTGACGGTTACCCGGTGCTTGATCTTACAGAGGAGCGGGATTTGAACCCCGATCTTAAAGCGGTTAGGACGAAAGTGGTCGTAGCCAATGGTAAAACGAAACACGATTAA